In Dyadobacter subterraneus, a single genomic region encodes these proteins:
- a CDS encoding bile acid:sodium symporter family protein produces MKKIIDIAGKAGLDGFLLALISMIGLAYIYPYPGMKSSPVPLGEIATYGVSVIFFFYGLRLSPEKLKAGLTNWRLHTMIHFSTFVLFPLLALVVRPLFKGSENEMLWLSIFFLTTLPSTVSSSVVMVSIANGNIPAAIFNASISSLMGVFITPLWMGLVLDNASGEYDLLGVVGKLSLQVILPVGLGILMNKSWGAFAEKYKSKIRYFDQFTILLIVYTSFCESFGEHLFSGFEIRDIVLLGAGMIALFFAIYLLLSFFSRLLHFSREDEITAVFCGSKKSLIQGAVMSKVLFSGASYAGVMLLPIMLYHALQLIAASVLAQRMARKNLEIADSE; encoded by the coding sequence ATGAAGAAGATTATTGATATTGCGGGGAAGGCCGGGCTGGATGGTTTTTTACTTGCACTGATAAGCATGATTGGGCTGGCGTATATTTATCCTTATCCTGGCATGAAAAGCAGTCCGGTGCCTTTGGGAGAAATCGCGACTTATGGCGTTTCTGTTATTTTCTTCTTTTATGGTTTAAGATTAAGCCCTGAAAAACTTAAAGCAGGTTTGACAAACTGGCGTCTGCATACGATGATCCACTTTTCAACATTTGTACTTTTTCCACTTCTCGCACTTGTAGTTCGTCCGCTTTTCAAAGGCTCAGAAAATGAAATGTTGTGGTTGTCTATATTTTTTCTGACCACTTTGCCATCTACTGTGTCATCATCCGTCGTTATGGTTTCTATTGCAAACGGAAATATTCCTGCTGCGATTTTCAATGCCAGTATTTCAAGTTTGATGGGCGTTTTTATAACACCGCTCTGGATGGGACTTGTGCTGGACAATGCATCCGGGGAATATGATTTGCTGGGAGTAGTCGGAAAGTTGTCTTTGCAAGTAATACTACCTGTTGGATTGGGTATATTGATGAACAAATCATGGGGCGCTTTTGCGGAAAAGTACAAAAGTAAAATCCGTTATTTCGACCAGTTTACAATATTACTGATCGTTTACACATCTTTTTGCGAATCCTTTGGTGAGCATTTATTTAGTGGATTTGAAATTCGTGATATCGTATTGCTGGGAGCGGGAATGATTGCTTTATTTTTTGCCATCTATCTGCTGTTGAGCTTTTTTAGTCGATTATTACATTTTAGTAGGGAAGATGAAATAACAGCAGTATTTTGTGGTTCAAAAAAATCCCTGATTCAGGGAGCAGTTATGTCAAAAGTTCTGTTTTCGGGAGCATCTTATGCGGGTGTAATGTTGTTGCCAATTATGTTATATCATGCTTTGCAACTCATTGCTGCCAGTGTTTTGGCGCAGAGAATGGCAAGAAAGAATTTGGAAATCGCGGATTCGGAATAG
- a CDS encoding DUF4230 domain-containing protein: MRLIPFILRLILFILILVGLKSMWDNFSSGNWIPDWVSGKNKTETVHTLVLQEMSAMGKLELVKYNFKDVVEQEVVKTWLPNAKAVLIVQGEAIGCVDLTKIQIADITSEQETLVVHMPEPELCVFKIDHEHSKVYNTEYAFMEEGKLVNEAYLQAEKQIQKSALDMGILEQTKENATKILTPMLEKASGKKVMLKFPMNAKIDKLR; the protein is encoded by the coding sequence ATGCGATTGATTCCGTTCATCTTACGTCTGATTTTATTTATACTTATTCTGGTAGGATTAAAGTCGATGTGGGATAATTTCAGTTCAGGGAACTGGATTCCGGATTGGGTTTCAGGAAAAAATAAAACAGAAACAGTTCATACTTTGGTGTTGCAGGAAATGAGCGCGATGGGAAAACTTGAACTGGTAAAATACAATTTTAAAGATGTGGTGGAACAGGAAGTTGTCAAAACCTGGCTTCCCAATGCAAAAGCAGTGCTGATTGTGCAGGGAGAGGCAATTGGCTGTGTCGATTTAACCAAAATCCAGATAGCAGATATTACCTCGGAGCAAGAAACGCTGGTTGTCCATATGCCAGAACCGGAGTTATGTGTTTTCAAAATTGACCATGAACATTCCAAAGTTTATAACACAGAATACGCTTTTATGGAGGAGGGGAAACTGGTAAATGAAGCATATTTACAGGCCGAAAAACAAATTCAAAAATCGGCTTTGGATATGGGAATTTTGGAACAAACAAAAGAAAATGCGACCAAAATATTAACGCCAATGCTTGAAAAAGCATCAGGTAAAAAGGTAATGCTGAAATTCCCGATGAATGCGAAAATAGATAAATTACGTTAA
- a CDS encoding glutamine synthetase family protein produces the protein MPVKGFLTQEDFQNKVKLEEIETVIVAFTDHYGRLMGKRVDADYFIDSVLDSGTHGCDYLLTTDMEMEPVPGYTYANWELGYGDFHMVPDLSTLRMADWLEKTALVICDIFDEKTHAPVPVAPRSILNKQLENAADFGGLKCFAASELEYYLLENTYKDAFQKHYQDLTPAGYYLEDYHILQGTRNEKYTSTVRRHLKNSGVPIETSKGEWGLGQHELNVRYAEALPMADNHVIYKQCMKEVADAMGFSVTFMAKFATGQAGSSSHIHMSLWKDGKNAFAGDQQFGPVKGSDIFRWFLGGWIKHVPDVMPFYAPTVNSYKRFVDGSWAPTRLAWSYDNRTAGFRVVGHGASMRIECRIPGADCNPYLAFAASLASGLAGIKNKIEPPECFVGDIYAAAHLPRVPYTLAEATTLFEHSEFAKENFGEDVVQHYSHFYKTEQRAYDMSVTDWERKRYFERI, from the coding sequence ATGCCCGTTAAAGGATTTCTGACCCAGGAAGATTTTCAAAATAAAGTTAAGCTTGAAGAAATTGAAACCGTAATCGTAGCCTTCACTGATCATTACGGAAGGTTAATGGGAAAACGGGTGGATGCCGATTATTTCATAGATAGTGTTCTTGATTCTGGCACGCATGGCTGTGATTATTTGCTGACAACCGATATGGAAATGGAACCTGTTCCGGGTTATACTTATGCAAACTGGGAGTTGGGTTATGGTGATTTTCATATGGTTCCTGATTTGTCAACGCTAAGAATGGCGGATTGGCTTGAAAAAACGGCACTAGTTATTTGTGATATTTTTGATGAAAAAACGCACGCACCTGTGCCTGTTGCCCCACGTTCGATCTTAAACAAGCAGCTTGAAAATGCCGCCGATTTTGGTGGATTGAAATGTTTTGCTGCATCGGAACTTGAATATTATCTTTTAGAAAATACTTATAAAGACGCGTTTCAAAAACATTATCAGGATCTGACACCAGCCGGATATTATTTGGAAGATTATCACATTCTGCAAGGAACGCGTAATGAAAAATATACATCCACAGTCCGCCGACATTTGAAAAATTCCGGTGTTCCAATTGAAACCTCAAAAGGGGAATGGGGACTTGGGCAGCATGAATTAAATGTACGTTATGCTGAGGCGTTGCCTATGGCTGACAATCATGTTATTTACAAACAATGCATGAAAGAAGTGGCCGATGCAATGGGTTTTTCTGTTACTTTCATGGCGAAATTTGCAACCGGACAAGCCGGTTCGAGCAGCCACATTCACATGAGTTTGTGGAAGGATGGTAAAAACGCTTTTGCCGGAGATCAGCAGTTTGGTCCGGTAAAAGGGTCAGATATTTTCCGCTGGTTTCTGGGTGGATGGATCAAACATGTGCCGGATGTAATGCCTTTTTATGCGCCGACTGTCAATTCTTACAAAAGATTTGTAGATGGTTCCTGGGCACCAACCCGACTTGCATGGAGCTATGACAACCGTACAGCCGGATTTCGGGTAGTAGGCCATGGAGCAAGTATGCGCATAGAATGCAGAATTCCGGGTGCAGATTGTAATCCATATCTCGCTTTTGCTGCTTCATTAGCATCAGGTTTGGCAGGAATAAAAAATAAAATTGAACCGCCGGAATGTTTCGTGGGGGACATTTATGCCGCAGCACATTTACCTCGTGTACCATACACGTTGGCAGAAGCTACCACTCTTTTTGAGCATAGTGAATTTGCGAAGGAAAATTTTGGAGAAGATGTCGTTCAGCATTATTCGCATTTTTACAAAACCGAACAACGGGCGTATGATATGTCAGTGACGGATTGGGAGAGGAAGCGGTATTTTGAACGGATTTGA
- a CDS encoding glucose 1-dehydrogenase, producing MRLENKVALITGGSGGIGRETALLFAKEGAKLVITDVNDVAGQETADMITAEGGEAFYLHADVSKAADCEAMVAFTEEKFGKLNIMFNNAGIMHSDDDNAMTTEESIWDLTMNINAKGVFLGCKYGIPALQRAGGGSIINTASFVAILGAATPQVAYTASKGAVLALTRELAIIHARENIRVNALCPGPLRTELLMKFLNTEEKKQRRLVHIPMGRFGEAKEMASAVLFLASDESSFVTGTDFLVDGGITSAYVTPL from the coding sequence ATGCGTTTAGAAAATAAAGTAGCCCTTATCACCGGAGGAAGTGGTGGAATTGGCCGTGAAACTGCTCTTTTGTTTGCCAAAGAAGGAGCTAAACTGGTAATTACAGATGTAAATGATGTTGCCGGACAAGAAACGGCAGATATGATAACAGCCGAAGGCGGCGAAGCATTTTATCTTCATGCTGATGTTTCCAAGGCTGCTGATTGTGAAGCAATGGTAGCATTTACCGAAGAAAAATTCGGGAAATTGAATATCATGTTCAACAACGCCGGTATTATGCATAGCGATGATGATAACGCGATGACGACCGAAGAATCCATCTGGGATTTAACAATGAACATCAATGCTAAGGGTGTTTTTCTAGGTTGTAAATATGGAATTCCTGCACTTCAGCGTGCTGGCGGGGGTTCTATTATCAATACGGCTTCATTTGTAGCCATTTTGGGAGCTGCGACTCCGCAAGTTGCATATACAGCCAGTAAAGGTGCAGTTTTAGCTTTAACGAGAGAATTGGCAATCATTCATGCACGGGAAAATATTCGTGTCAATGCACTTTGTCCGGGACCTCTGCGTACAGAATTGTTGATGAAGTTTTTGAATACAGAAGAGAAAAAACAACGTCGTCTGGTACATATTCCAATGGGACGTTTTGGTGAAGCGAAGGAAATGGCGTCGGCTGTTTTATTCCTTGCGTCTGACGAATCGTCGTTTGTTACAGGTACTGATTTTCTGGTTGATGGTGGAATTACATCTGCTTACGTAACACCGTTATAA
- a CDS encoding aldehyde dehydrogenase family protein, giving the protein MQKTISPIDGSVYLERPLATDEMIESALAKATEAQKEWKKTTVQERAAFCLKAVEYFVNNADEIGLELTWQMGRPVRYTANEIKKGFQERAKYMISVAEQALADVEVEEIAGFKRFIRRDPVGVVFVVAPWNYPYLTSVNSVIPAIMAGNTVILKHAQQTPLCAERYAEAFAYAGLPEGVFQYLHLSHEQVATVIADTRTSYVAFTGSVEGGHAVQKSINERFIVGGLELGGKDPAYVRADANLADAVQNLVDGSFFNSGQSCCGIERIYVHEDVYDKFVEGFVELTKTYTLGDPLDAHTTLGPMVRTSAAAFAQKQIEEAVEQGAKALIDTSLFPAHKEGTPYMAPQVLVNVDHTMQVMTEESFAPIVGIMSVKSDEEAIQLMNDSQYGLTASIWTSNIDAALEIGAQVETGTWFMNRCDYLDPALAWTGVKNSGRGVTLSKVGYEALTKAKSFHLKIG; this is encoded by the coding sequence ATGCAAAAAACAATTAGCCCGATTGACGGATCAGTATATCTGGAACGGCCATTGGCGACGGATGAAATGATTGAAAGTGCTTTGGCGAAAGCAACCGAAGCACAAAAAGAGTGGAAAAAGACGACGGTTCAGGAACGTGCAGCTTTCTGCTTGAAAGCGGTAGAATATTTTGTCAATAATGCTGACGAAATTGGTTTGGAGCTGACCTGGCAGATGGGTCGCCCCGTTCGCTATACCGCCAATGAAATAAAAAAAGGATTTCAGGAACGCGCTAAATACATGATTTCTGTTGCGGAACAGGCTTTGGCTGATGTTGAAGTCGAGGAAATCGCAGGTTTTAAAAGATTTATCCGCCGTGATCCTGTTGGGGTAGTTTTCGTGGTTGCGCCATGGAATTATCCTTATTTGACGTCAGTGAATTCGGTTATTCCGGCAATTATGGCTGGAAATACGGTCATTTTAAAACATGCCCAGCAAACGCCGCTTTGCGCTGAGCGTTATGCCGAAGCATTTGCATATGCAGGTTTGCCGGAAGGTGTTTTTCAATATTTACATTTAAGTCATGAGCAGGTAGCCACGGTTATTGCTGACACCAGAACTTCCTATGTAGCCTTTACAGGTTCGGTGGAAGGTGGTCATGCGGTTCAGAAATCAATCAATGAGCGTTTTATTGTTGGTGGTTTAGAACTGGGCGGGAAAGATCCTGCCTATGTTCGTGCGGATGCAAATCTGGCTGATGCAGTTCAAAATCTGGTGGATGGTTCGTTCTTTAATTCCGGACAATCTTGCTGTGGAATTGAAAGAATTTATGTTCATGAAGATGTATATGACAAGTTTGTTGAAGGATTTGTTGAATTGACAAAGACGTATACGCTGGGAGATCCGCTTGATGCACACACAACCTTGGGTCCAATGGTAAGAACTTCTGCCGCAGCTTTTGCTCAAAAACAAATTGAAGAAGCAGTAGAACAAGGTGCAAAAGCATTGATTGATACCTCACTTTTTCCGGCACACAAAGAAGGAACGCCGTATATGGCACCACAGGTTTTGGTCAATGTAGATCATACCATGCAAGTGATGACGGAAGAAAGTTTCGCCCCAATTGTTGGAATTATGTCTGTGAAAAGTGATGAAGAAGCGATTCAGTTGATGAATGACAGTCAATATGGTTTGACGGCTTCTATCTGGACAAGCAATATTGACGCGGCTTTGGAAATCGGAGCGCAGGTGGAAACCGGAACCTGGTTTATGAACCGCTGCGATTATCTTGATCCGGCTTTGGCCTGGACGGGTGTCAAAAATTCGGGCAGGGGAGTGACGCTTTCAAAAGTGGGTTACGAAGCTTTAACCAAAGCCAAATCTTTCCACTTGAAAATTGGGTAG
- the lysA gene encoding diaminopimelate decarboxylase, with product MQLSEQNTYTIQNIDPVQLIEEYGSPLYVYDGGTIRRKVQELQNAFSGINMKIKFACKSNTNLAILRLMREIGVELDVVSTGELEMGKLAGYDTKQITFTPSGVPFHEVKTAVEAEAIVNVDSIPLLEWFGQTYGNTKPCLIRLKPNVAAGGNIKIMTAHADSKFGISVLLLDQILEVVKKYDIKVIGLHQHTGSDIKDAEPFLQVADIVFEAALQFPDLEIIDLGGGFKVSYKPNDPITDMELLGNKISERFKNFCAKYGRELQLWFEPGKFLVSECGYLLVNTTVVKEDPARTFVHIDSGLNHLIRPMMYGSYHHILNVSNPSGEEKDYTIVGYICETDTFATDRPLPEVRQGDVLAFLNAGAYGFTMSSNYNARFRPAEVLVDNGAAKLVRRRETLEDLLRTQVGFTE from the coding sequence ATGCAACTTTCAGAACAAAATACATATACAATACAAAATATTGATCCGGTTCAGCTCATTGAAGAATACGGAAGTCCACTTTATGTTTATGACGGCGGGACAATTCGTCGCAAAGTGCAGGAATTACAAAATGCTTTTTCAGGCATTAACATGAAAATCAAATTTGCCTGCAAGTCCAATACCAACCTTGCGATTTTACGTTTGATGCGAGAGATTGGTGTTGAACTGGATGTTGTTTCAACCGGCGAGCTGGAAATGGGAAAACTGGCTGGCTATGATACCAAACAAATCACATTCACGCCAAGCGGTGTTCCATTTCACGAAGTAAAAACAGCGGTTGAAGCAGAGGCTATTGTTAATGTAGACAGTATTCCATTGCTTGAATGGTTCGGACAAACTTATGGAAATACAAAACCATGTCTGATCCGCCTGAAACCAAATGTTGCTGCCGGTGGAAATATCAAAATCATGACGGCCCACGCAGATTCCAAATTTGGAATTTCTGTTTTGCTTTTGGATCAGATTCTTGAAGTTGTTAAAAAATATGATATTAAAGTAATTGGTTTACACCAACATACAGGATCGGATATTAAAGACGCCGAGCCATTTTTGCAGGTTGCTGATATCGTTTTTGAAGCTGCGCTACAATTTCCTGATCTTGAAATTATTGATTTGGGTGGCGGATTTAAAGTTTCTTACAAACCAAATGATCCGATTACGGATATGGAGCTTTTGGGAAATAAAATTTCAGAACGTTTTAAAAACTTCTGCGCGAAATACGGTCGTGAGCTGCAACTATGGTTTGAGCCAGGGAAATTCCTGGTAAGTGAATGTGGTTATTTACTGGTTAATACAACCGTCGTAAAAGAAGATCCGGCCCGTACTTTCGTTCATATCGATTCAGGATTAAATCACTTGATCCGTCCAATGATGTATGGTTCTTATCATCATATTTTAAATGTTTCAAATCCGTCAGGAGAAGAAAAAGATTATACAATTGTTGGTTATATCTGCGAAACAGACACATTCGCAACTGATCGTCCATTACCAGAAGTTCGTCAGGGAGATGTTTTGGCATTTTTAAACGCAGGTGCTTACGGCTTTACAATGAGCTCTAACTACAACGCCCGCTTCCGCCCAGCCGAAGTTTTAGTTGATAACGGCGCCGCAAAATTAGTTAGAAGAAGAGAAACTTTGGAAGATTTGCTGCGCACGCAGGTAGGTTTCACAGAGTAA
- the pyrF gene encoding orotidine-5'-phosphate decarboxylase encodes MTYEALFEHISQKKSYLCIGLDTDIRKIPAHLLKESDPVFEFNKQIIDATADYCVSYKPNIAFYEALGAKGWESLQKTIEYIPKSHFTIADAKRGDIGNTSGLYARTFFDPSSSGLNFDSVTVAPYMGSDSVTPFLDFEGKWVILLALTSNSGGADFQRLETKDGFLYEQVLKTSQTWAGADRMMYVVGATQAKDLANIRTIVPDHFLLVPGVGAQGGNLEEVSRYGMNKSCGLLVNASRSIIYAGDGLDFAEKAKEEAQILQKEMAVYLEKYCN; translated from the coding sequence ATGACATACGAAGCGCTTTTTGAACACATTTCCCAAAAGAAATCCTATCTCTGCATAGGCCTGGATACAGATATACGTAAAATTCCCGCTCATTTATTAAAAGAGAGCGATCCGGTTTTTGAATTCAATAAACAGATTATTGACGCAACAGCCGATTATTGCGTTTCTTATAAACCGAATATTGCTTTTTACGAAGCTTTGGGAGCGAAAGGATGGGAAAGTTTACAAAAGACGATTGAGTATATTCCAAAAAGTCATTTTACAATTGCTGATGCGAAAAGAGGTGATATTGGAAATACCTCAGGACTTTACGCCCGTACTTTTTTTGATCCGTCATCATCCGGATTGAATTTTGACTCGGTAACTGTTGCGCCTTATATGGGCAGTGATTCTGTAACACCTTTTCTGGATTTTGAAGGAAAATGGGTGATACTACTTGCTTTAACGTCAAATTCCGGCGGTGCAGATTTCCAGAGACTTGAAACGAAAGATGGATTTTTGTACGAACAGGTTTTGAAAACTTCACAAACCTGGGCAGGTGCGGATCGGATGATGTATGTTGTGGGTGCGACACAAGCAAAAGATCTGGCCAATATCCGGACTATTGTTCCCGACCATTTTTTACTTGTTCCGGGTGTTGGTGCACAAGGCGGAAATCTGGAAGAAGTTTCCCGTTATGGAATGAATAAATCCTGCGGACTGCTTGTGAATGCATCCAGAAGTATTATTTACGCAGGCGATGGTTTGGATTTTGCAGAAAAAGCAAAAGAAGAAGCGCAGATATTACAAAAAGAAATGGCGGTTTATCTTGAAAAGTATTGTAACTAA
- the rfbC gene encoding dTDP-4-dehydrorhamnose 3,5-epimerase — MQIRETSIAGLVEIFPRVFQDDRGFFFESYNEELFKKLGLPTNFVQDNQSFSIKGVVRGLHFQNAPFAQGKLVRVISGRVLDVAVDIRPESPTFGKHEVFELRSDTNNMAYVPEGFAHGFVALEDSVFSYKCTNVYNKAAESGLLWNDPDLGIDWGVENPIVSEKDIILPTFKTLFEKYV; from the coding sequence ATGCAGATCCGCGAAACCTCCATTGCCGGTTTAGTAGAAATTTTCCCGCGCGTTTTTCAGGACGACAGAGGATTCTTTTTTGAATCATACAATGAAGAATTATTTAAGAAATTAGGCTTGCCGACAAACTTTGTTCAGGACAATCAGTCTTTCTCCATCAAAGGTGTGGTAAGAGGTTTACATTTTCAAAACGCGCCATTTGCTCAGGGAAAACTGGTTCGTGTAATTTCCGGTCGCGTACTGGATGTAGCCGTAGATATCCGTCCGGAATCGCCAACTTTTGGAAAACATGAAGTTTTTGAATTACGCAGCGATACCAATAATATGGCTTATGTTCCCGAAGGTTTTGCCCACGGATTTGTAGCGCTTGAAGATTCTGTTTTCAGTTATAAATGTACCAATGTTTACAACAAAGCAGCAGAATCCGGATTGTTATGGAATGATCCTGATTTAGGAATTGACTGGGGCGTAGAAAATCCGATCGTTTCTGAAAAGGATATTATATTGCCAACTTTTAAAACGTTATTTGAAAAATACGTTTAA
- a CDS encoding type 1 glutamine amidotransferase domain-containing protein, translating into MKVLIVCTNHDSYPSKAGKTGLWMSELTHFYDTMTRRRVLVDIVSPKGGVIPIDERSFDLKDEINQKCFNDAAFLAKFEKSLSPSEVIAKDYRLIFFTGGDGGMWDFPDNTELQEITRIIYENHGMVTAVCHGVSGLLNVKLSDGSYLIDDKYVTGFSHVEDTIMSFVSEIPFHLEDKLRERGAHYTKSMIPFIEFIEMDERLITGQNPNSAGKVASKALEELFEK; encoded by the coding sequence ATGAAAGTACTAATTGTTTGTACCAACCATGATTCTTATCCTTCCAAAGCGGGAAAAACAGGATTGTGGATGAGCGAGTTAACGCATTTTTACGATACAATGACAAGACGAAGAGTATTGGTTGATATTGTAAGTCCGAAAGGAGGCGTTATTCCAATCGATGAAAGAAGTTTTGATCTTAAAGATGAAATAAACCAGAAGTGTTTTAACGACGCTGCATTTCTTGCCAAGTTTGAAAAATCATTAAGTCCTTCCGAAGTGATCGCCAAAGATTATCGTTTGATTTTTTTCACGGGCGGAGATGGAGGTATGTGGGACTTCCCAGATAACACAGAATTACAGGAAATCACCAGGATTATTTATGAAAACCATGGCATGGTAACCGCCGTCTGTCACGGTGTAAGCGGACTTTTGAATGTGAAACTTTCGGATGGCTCTTATCTGATTGATGATAAATATGTTACCGGATTTTCTCACGTGGAAGATACCATCATGAGTTTTGTAAGTGAGATTCCGTTTCACTTGGAAGATAAACTTCGGGAACGCGGCGCGCATTACACCAAATCGATGATTCCTTTTATAGAATTTATCGAAATGGACGAAAGACTGATCACCGGACAAAATCCAAATTCTGCCGGGAAAGTCGCTTCCAAAGCTTTGGAAGAGCTTTTTGAAAAATAA
- a CDS encoding response regulator transcription factor translates to MKLGIADDHELFRKGFISMLSNVPDFDFVLEAANGQELLDKLPENMPDIVFMDLQMPVMDGIQATELAFERFPDIKIIVVSMYNEDRFVIHMLEKGVQGYLLKDTSPDEVEKAIRRVAEEGFYYNDFVSKAMHRKMVNRQPNKHPFFPNSCNVALSAREKEVLQLICDGLSTVEISEKLFISVRTVEGHRLRVLEKTGTKTTAAAVAFAYKNQLL, encoded by the coding sequence ATGAAACTGGGCATAGCCGACGACCATGAATTGTTCAGAAAGGGATTTATTTCCATGCTGAGTAATGTTCCGGATTTTGACTTTGTCCTGGAAGCGGCAAACGGACAGGAACTTTTGGACAAGCTTCCTGAAAATATGCCTGACATTGTTTTCATGGATTTACAAATGCCGGTCATGGACGGAATTCAGGCAACGGAGCTTGCATTCGAACGTTTTCCCGATATCAAAATCATTGTTGTTTCCATGTATAATGAGGATCGTTTTGTGATTCACATGCTGGAAAAAGGTGTTCAGGGTTATTTATTGAAAGATACAAGTCCCGACGAAGTTGAAAAAGCAATTCGTCGTGTAGCCGAAGAAGGCTTCTATTATAACGATTTTGTTTCAAAAGCGATGCACCGGAAAATGGTAAATCGCCAGCCAAACAAACATCCATTTTTCCCAAATTCCTGCAACGTAGCGCTTTCTGCACGGGAAAAAGAAGTGCTTCAATTAATATGTGACGGTTTGTCGACTGTGGAAATAAGTGAAAAACTATTTATCAGCGTGCGCACTGTAGAAGGTCACCGTTTGCGTGTTCTTGAAAAAACCGGCACCAAAACGACTGCGGCTGCCGTTGCTTTCGCTTATAAAAATCAACTTTTGTAG
- a CDS encoding sensor histidine kinase produces MQNSDGLTWAILIATLAMLMMAFFVILFVMFYQKRQLHQEKKLHEIEKDYQRLLLDTALNSEETERRRIAQDLHDDIGTMLSLTKLSLNQLSKLVAESGIKEDQIMRKSQTLVEETILHVRRITRDLVPTTLERFGLAAAIEEFINKLENGKDLKISFVSNTEESPRQSQKIELTIYRIMQELVNNSIKHSQCSRIEINLHVNSKIIELQVTDNGIGFDPDTVKDNHLTGLGLLGIESRLAIVDGTIHYEKPKSGGSKAFAQVPVVPASQAKPEPLHPFRRQRVTI; encoded by the coding sequence ATGCAAAACAGTGACGGATTAACCTGGGCAATACTAATCGCTACACTTGCAATGTTGATGATGGCATTTTTTGTAATACTTTTTGTAATGTTTTATCAAAAGAGGCAATTGCATCAGGAGAAAAAACTGCACGAAATTGAAAAAGATTATCAGCGTCTTTTGCTTGATACAGCTTTAAATTCGGAAGAAACTGAACGCAGAAGAATTGCGCAGGATCTTCATGACGATATTGGTACAATGCTATCGCTTACCAAGTTAAGCCTCAATCAACTAAGCAAACTGGTCGCGGAGTCGGGGATCAAAGAGGACCAGATCATGCGAAAATCCCAGACGCTGGTTGAGGAAACAATTTTACATGTGAGAAGAATTACCCGCGATCTTGTCCCGACAACCCTGGAACGTTTCGGGTTGGCTGCGGCCATTGAGGAGTTTATCAATAAACTCGAAAATGGTAAAGATTTGAAGATTTCATTTGTATCAAATACGGAAGAATCTCCGCGCCAAAGTCAGAAAATTGAGCTCACTATTTACAGAATTATGCAGGAATTGGTGAATAATTCAATCAAGCATTCGCAATGTTCGCGGATTGAAATTAACTTGCATGTAAATAGCAAAATCATTGAACTTCAGGTAACCGATAATGGAATCGGTTTTGATCCTGATACTGTGAAAGACAACCACCTGACAGGCCTGGGATTACTTGGAATTGAAAGCCGGCTGGCGATTGTCGACGGTACAATTCACTACGAAAAACCAAAATCGGGAGGTTCAAAAGCATTTGCACAAGTACCGGTTGTACCCGCATCTCAGGCAAAACCTGAACCATTACATCCATTCCGCCGTCAACGCGTGACAATTTAA
- a CDS encoding SelT/SelW/SelH family protein encodes MKPTIIIEYCPKCGWLLRAAWMAQELLTTFSDDLYAVTLVPSEVAGRYTIKLDENLLWDRKREGHFPEPKEMKQRVRDQIAPERNLGHNDR; translated from the coding sequence ATGAAACCAACGATCATAATAGAATATTGTCCAAAATGCGGCTGGCTTTTACGTGCAGCATGGATGGCTCAGGAGCTTCTGACAACTTTTTCTGACGACCTATATGCGGTAACATTAGTACCATCCGAAGTGGCCGGCAGGTATACCATTAAGCTGGATGAAAATCTCTTGTGGGATAGAAAAAGGGAAGGACATTTTCCTGAACCTAAGGAAATGAAGCAGCGTGTTCGTGATCAGATTGCACCTGAACGTAATTTAGGACACAATGATCGATGA